The following coding sequences are from one Stigmatopora nigra isolate UIUO_SnigA chromosome 12, RoL_Snig_1.1, whole genome shotgun sequence window:
- the LOC144205404 gene encoding rho GTPase-activating protein 19-like isoform X2: MKMAAEAFSTIESKSDGRVAKCSVFNCMETNTSPPVIFNPDFFVERLKHEHPQTFTDLVLSHVTRLIDLPGDEFAQLTGDCEPRVPSSTGFLRSLNFLKRKEKGVVFGAPLTEEGIAQIYQLIEFLRKNLHIEGLFRVPGHSLRQAALKEMLNTGAEIDLERGDFHANDAASLLKAYLGELPEPLLMHRHYLAHLKIGELTLFDEKGDKTNTPDKERQIEAFQLLFMLLPPANRSLLKLLLDLLYHTARKQHVNKMSAINLATMFAPHIIWPKNVTASDLQGSIEKLNNGVAFLIRHSQKLFKAPGYVKDYARQYFTRSRTLRSQDDLTLCLGTKEPPAGFEPTSSYSPYTRKISGNNSPKSCTKTCTESALRELYQQVNDMPPSAKKKKLIKQFQKQSLVTSSTDPQSPFSRKHWRSRSLGGIIKRKVLGSQILTGKENGNAPCPEANCSGDAGSGGG, translated from the exons ATGAAGATGGCGGCAGAGGCGTTTTCTACAATTGAAAGCAAATCGGATGGAAG GGTGGCGAAATGCAGTGTTTTTAACTGTATGGAAACTAATACAAGCCCACCAGTCATCTTCAACCcggatttttttgttgagagGCTGAAGCACGAACATCCACAGACCTTCACCGATCTGGTCCTGTCGCATGTCACCCGACTCATCGACCTCCCAGGCGATGAGTTTGCTCAGCTCACCGGGGACTGTGAACCCAGGGTTCCATCCTCCACTGGCTTTCTTCGCTCTCTCAACTTCCTCAAACGAAAAG AGAAAGGTGTAGTTTTTGGTGCACCTTTAACAGAAGAAGGGATAGCGCAGATCTATCAGCTGATTGAATTCCTGAGGAAAA ACCTTCATATTGAGGGTCTGTTTCGTGTGCCGGGCCACAGCCTTAGACAAGCTGCGCTGAAGGAAATGCTGAATACGGGGGCAGAAATAGATCTCGAGAGGGGAGACTTTCACGCCAACGATGCCGCCTCCCTGCTCAAAGCCTACCTTGGAGAGTTACCCGAGCCCCTGCTTATGCACAGGCACTATCTTGCCCATCTTAAAATTGGAG AGCTTACCCTGTTTGATGAGAAAGGTGATAAAACCAACACTCCAGACAAGGAGCGTCAGATTGAAGCCTTCCAGTTGCTTTTTATGCTGCTGCCACCGGCCAATCGCAGTCTTTTGAAGCTCTTGTTGGACTTGCTCTATCACACTGCTCGCAAGCAGCATGTCAACAAGATGTCGGCTATCAATTTGGCAACCATGTTTGCGCCACACATTATATGGCCCAAAAAT gtGACGGCTAGCGATCTTCAGGGAAGCATTGAGAAATTAAACAATGGTGTAGCATTTCTCATTAGGCACTCTCAAAAACTGTTCAAG GCTCCTGGATATGTCAAAGACTATGCACGTCAATACTTCACCAGATCGCGAACTCTCCGATCACAG GATGACCTGACACTCTGCTTAGGGACCAAAGAGCCCCCGGCTGGGTTCGAACCTACCTCCAGTTATTCTCCTTACACGAGAAAGATCAGTGGCAACAACTCCCCCAAGTCGTGTACTAAGACATGCACTGAATCAGCCCTCAGAGAACTTTATCAACAAGTCAACGATATGCCTCCCTCTGCCAAGAAAAAGAAACTCATCAAACAG TTTCAGAAGCAGTCTTTGGTAACATCCTCAACCgaccctcaatcaccattcagtAGAAAGCACTGGCGATCCCGTTCTTTGGGTGGAATTATTAAG AGGAAAGTGTTGGGAAGCCAAATATTAACAGGGAAGGAAAATGGCAATGCACCGTGTCCAGAAGCAAACTGTTCAGGGGATGCCGGCAGTGGAGGG GGTTAA
- the LOC144205404 gene encoding rho GTPase-activating protein 19-like isoform X1 codes for MKMAAEAFSTIESKSDGRVAKCSVFNCMETNTSPPVIFNPDFFVERLKHEHPQTFTDLVLSHVTRLIDLPGDEFAQLTGDCEPRVPSSTGFLRSLNFLKRKEKGVVFGAPLTEEGIAQIYQLIEFLRKNLHIEGLFRVPGHSLRQAALKEMLNTGAEIDLERGDFHANDAASLLKAYLGELPEPLLMHRHYLAHLKIGELTLFDEKGDKTNTPDKERQIEAFQLLFMLLPPANRSLLKLLLDLLYHTARKQHVNKMSAINLATMFAPHIIWPKNVTASDLQGSIEKLNNGVAFLIRHSQKLFKAPGYVKDYARQYFTRSRTLRSQDDLTLCLGTKEPPAGFEPTSSYSPYTRKISGNNSPKSCTKTCTESALRELYQQVNDMPPSAKKKKLIKQFQKQSLVTSSTDPQSPFSRKHWRSRSLGGIIKQRKVLGSQILTGKENGNAPCPEANCSGDAGSGGG; via the exons ATGAAGATGGCGGCAGAGGCGTTTTCTACAATTGAAAGCAAATCGGATGGAAG GGTGGCGAAATGCAGTGTTTTTAACTGTATGGAAACTAATACAAGCCCACCAGTCATCTTCAACCcggatttttttgttgagagGCTGAAGCACGAACATCCACAGACCTTCACCGATCTGGTCCTGTCGCATGTCACCCGACTCATCGACCTCCCAGGCGATGAGTTTGCTCAGCTCACCGGGGACTGTGAACCCAGGGTTCCATCCTCCACTGGCTTTCTTCGCTCTCTCAACTTCCTCAAACGAAAAG AGAAAGGTGTAGTTTTTGGTGCACCTTTAACAGAAGAAGGGATAGCGCAGATCTATCAGCTGATTGAATTCCTGAGGAAAA ACCTTCATATTGAGGGTCTGTTTCGTGTGCCGGGCCACAGCCTTAGACAAGCTGCGCTGAAGGAAATGCTGAATACGGGGGCAGAAATAGATCTCGAGAGGGGAGACTTTCACGCCAACGATGCCGCCTCCCTGCTCAAAGCCTACCTTGGAGAGTTACCCGAGCCCCTGCTTATGCACAGGCACTATCTTGCCCATCTTAAAATTGGAG AGCTTACCCTGTTTGATGAGAAAGGTGATAAAACCAACACTCCAGACAAGGAGCGTCAGATTGAAGCCTTCCAGTTGCTTTTTATGCTGCTGCCACCGGCCAATCGCAGTCTTTTGAAGCTCTTGTTGGACTTGCTCTATCACACTGCTCGCAAGCAGCATGTCAACAAGATGTCGGCTATCAATTTGGCAACCATGTTTGCGCCACACATTATATGGCCCAAAAAT gtGACGGCTAGCGATCTTCAGGGAAGCATTGAGAAATTAAACAATGGTGTAGCATTTCTCATTAGGCACTCTCAAAAACTGTTCAAG GCTCCTGGATATGTCAAAGACTATGCACGTCAATACTTCACCAGATCGCGAACTCTCCGATCACAG GATGACCTGACACTCTGCTTAGGGACCAAAGAGCCCCCGGCTGGGTTCGAACCTACCTCCAGTTATTCTCCTTACACGAGAAAGATCAGTGGCAACAACTCCCCCAAGTCGTGTACTAAGACATGCACTGAATCAGCCCTCAGAGAACTTTATCAACAAGTCAACGATATGCCTCCCTCTGCCAAGAAAAAGAAACTCATCAAACAG TTTCAGAAGCAGTCTTTGGTAACATCCTCAACCgaccctcaatcaccattcagtAGAAAGCACTGGCGATCCCGTTCTTTGGGTGGAATTATTAAG CAGAGGAAAGTGTTGGGAAGCCAAATATTAACAGGGAAGGAAAATGGCAATGCACCGTGTCCAGAAGCAAACTGTTCAGGGGATGCCGGCAGTGGAGGG GGTTAA